The Zingiber officinale cultivar Zhangliang chromosome 9A, Zo_v1.1, whole genome shotgun sequence genome window below encodes:
- the LOC122019413 gene encoding curculin-2-like, with translation MAALVMLSVAVLLGLLLPSSTADRCVLKSGETLKNGDSLTQGDYALTMQTDCGLVLYQNGQPVRNISEDTIGKGENCLLHLHDNGDLAIYDYKDEIPIFIWATGTNGVDGNYILVLLTDAVAIYGPEKIFYDGPYLQPKDRKIAMVTKN, from the coding sequence ATGGCTGCCCTCGTCATGCTCTCTGTTGCTGTCCTCCTCGGCCTCCTACTGCCTTCCTCCACGGCCGACAGATGCGTTCTCAAAAGCGGCGAGACGCTGAAGAACGGCGATTCCCTCACCCAAGGGGACTATGCCTTGACCATGCAGACCGACTGCGGCCTGGTGTTGTACCAAAACGGCCAGCCCGTGCGGAACATCTCTGAAGATACCATCGGCAAAGGCGAAAACTGCCTCCTCCACCTTCATGACAACGGCGACCTCGCAATCTACGACTATAAGGACGAAATCCCGATATTTATTTGGGCGACTGGCACCAACGGCGTGGATGGAAATTACATCCTTGTCCTGCTGACCGACGCCGTCGCCATCTACGGCCCCGAAAAAATATTTTACGACGGCCCCTACCTGCAACCCAAGGACAGGAAGATCGCCATGGTGACTAAGAATTAG